Proteins found in one Arachis stenosperma cultivar V10309 chromosome 8, arast.V10309.gnm1.PFL2, whole genome shotgun sequence genomic segment:
- the LOC130945314 gene encoding uncharacterized protein LOC130945314: MQDEMKSLHNSQTFELVKLPKEKKALQNRWNRLKHEETSQSPRYKARLVVKDYRQKKGVDYDKKISLVMKRSSIRNVLSLTASLDLEIEQMDMKTAFLHGDFKDEIYMEQPEDFLNASRIDMLKKQLEMSFSMKDLGSAKEILGIRIEHDRKEKKIWLSQEKYIKTMLHSMKLCYESEKPILVGYTDSDMTGDIDSKRFISGFLINFVGGAILLQDPLDVKSSKKFPLASRLVVLAFSVICGVYIFSICSEQVGVNTHSKLVDVKVFKQQCPPPPVEQWELPYLNYPDPQTFNREECACNPVRLFCIVSMQRSGSGWFETLLNSHMNVSSNGEIFSVVKRRENVSSILMTLDKVYNLDWFTSASKNECSAAVGFKWMLNQGLTRHHEEIVKYFERRNVSVIFLFRRNFLRRMVSVLANIYDKEVKLLNGTHKSHVHSTTEANILAQYRPRLNVTLMISELKLTEETTQNALVYFKNIRHIVLYYEDLLNNRTKILDVQEFLRVPYRDLQSHQVRIHTAPLSMQIENWEEVQKALNGTPYQKFLYSD; this comes from the exons ATGCAAGATGAAATGAAATCCTTGCATAATAGTCAGACATTTGAACTTGTGAAGTTGCCAAAAGAGAAGAAAGCTTTGCAGAACAGGTGGAATAGGTTGAAGCATGAAGAAACTTCTCAGTCTCCAAGGTACAAGGCTAGATTGGTGGTCAAGGACTATAGGCAGAAAAAGGGAGTTGactatgataaaaaaatttcactGGTTATGAAAAGATCTTCTATTAGGAATGTTTTGAGTTTGACTGCAAGTCTTGATTTAGAAATAGAGCAGATGGATATGAAAACTGCTTTCCTTCATGGTGATTTTAAGGATGAAATTTATATGGAACAACCTGAAGATTTTTTG AATGCTTCTAGGATTGACATGTTGAAGAAGCAACTTGAGATGTCATTTTCAATGAAGGACCTTGGATCGGCAAAAGAGATTCTTGGTATAAGAATCGAGCATGatagaaaggagaagaaaatttggttgtcacaggAGAAATACATAAAGACAATGTTGCACAG CATGAAGTTGTGTTATGAAAGTGAGAAGCCTATTCTAGTTGGTTACACTGACTCAGACATGACAGGAGATATTGATTCTAAAAGGTTCATTTCAGGCTTCTTGATCAACTTTGTGGGTGGAGCT ATATTATTACAGGACCCTCTAGATGTAAAGTCATCCAAGAAATTCCCGTTAGCTTCAAGGTTAGTAGTTTTAGCTTTCTCTGTGATTTGTGGAGTATACATATTTTCGATTTGTTCAGAGCAAGTAGGTGTAAACACACATTCCAAGCTCGTAGACGTCAAAGTCTTCAAACAGCAATGTCCTCCTCCTCCTGTGGAACAATGGGAACTGCCCTACTTGAATTATCCAGACCCACAAACCTTCAACAG AGAGGAGTGTGCCTGCAATCCTGTTCGGTTATTTTGCATTGTGTCAATGCAAAGATCTGGGAGCGGTTGGTTTGAGACACTTTTGAACAGTCATATGAATGTTAGCTCCAATGGAGAAATATTTTCGGTTGTTAAAAGAAGGGAGAATGTCTCTTCAATTTTGATGACATTGGATAAAGTGTATAATCTTGACTGGTTCACAAGTGCTTCAAAGAATGAATGCTCTGCCGCTGTTGGCTTCAAATGGATGCTTAATCAG GGGTTGACAAGGCATCATgaagaaatagtaaaatattttgaaaGGAGAAATGTATCTGTAATATTTCTATTCAGAAGAAATTTTCTTCGCAGAATGGTATCTGTGTTGGCAAATATTTATGACAAGGAGGTCAAGTTACTGAACGGAACACATAAGTCTCACGTGCATTCCACTACGGAG GCGAATATTCTTGCACAGTATAGGCCACGACTCAATGTTACGCTAATGATATCAGAGCTAAAGCTAACTGAGGAGACAACTCAAAATGCCTTGGTATACTTCAAGAACATTCGCCATATTGTTCTCTACTATGAGGATCTTCTCAACAATCGAACT AAAATCTTGGATGTTCAAGAATTTTTAAGGGTGCCGTACAGAGATCTACAGAGCCATCAAGTGAGGATACACACTGCTCCGCTATCAATGCAGATTGAAAACTGGGAAGAAGTGCAAAAAGCACTGAATGGAACGCCGTATCAGAAATTTCTATATTCAGACTAA